One genomic segment of Thermodesulfobacterium sp. TA1 includes these proteins:
- a CDS encoding YkgJ family cysteine cluster protein, whose protein sequence is MHQFIFDPKDFSREDQIKFNCYKGIVCFNRCCYDVKLVLTPYDFLRLRRALNLSVEEFVEKFGEAYIGEVTQLPVISINMDPYSMACPFLDEKEGCKVYQDRPSSCRLYPLARYISQNENGEKQEIFKIIRETHCKGHYEERSIKIIDYLKEQGLEEYLYYNDLWGEVVSKRQKFLDTPLTADLLEWIFLFSYNLPELKEMIRRGEVAGFSKEDLELSEEKLLEKGIVYIRDVLLSEENLW, encoded by the coding sequence ATGCATCAGTTTATCTTTGACCCCAAAGATTTTTCTCGGGAAGACCAAATAAAGTTTAACTGCTATAAAGGTATTGTTTGTTTTAACCGCTGTTGTTATGACGTAAAATTAGTGCTTACACCCTATGATTTTCTTAGATTAAGAAGGGCTTTAAACCTTTCAGTAGAAGAGTTTGTAGAAAAGTTTGGAGAAGCCTATATAGGTGAGGTCACTCAACTTCCGGTGATTTCTATCAACATGGACCCATATTCTATGGCCTGTCCTTTCTTAGACGAAAAAGAGGGATGTAAGGTCTATCAGGACAGGCCTTCTTCTTGCAGGCTTTATCCTTTAGCAAGGTATATATCCCAAAATGAAAATGGAGAAAAACAGGAAATTTTTAAAATCATAAGAGAGACCCATTGTAAAGGTCATTATGAAGAAAGAAGTATTAAGATTATAGACTATCTTAAAGAACAAGGCCTTGAAGAATATTTATACTATAATGACTTGTGGGGAGAGGTGGTCTCAAAAAGACAAAAATTTTTAGATACTCCCTTAACCGCCGATTTGCTTGAGTGGATTTTTTTGTTTTCTTACAACCTACCCGAGTTAAAAGAGATGATTAGAAGGGGAGAGGTAGCAGGGTTTTCTAAAGAGGACCTTGAACTTTCAGAGGAAAAGCTTTTAGAAAAAGGGATAGTTTATATTCGTGATGTGCTTCTTTCTGAAGAAAACCTATGGTAA
- a CDS encoding biopolymer transporter ExbD, with protein sequence MKIGKDLQADINIIPLVDVVLVILIIFMITAPLLTSGIEVELPKTKDFPITQKETQPVKITVTKEGNIKLYGEEISLEVLSRWAEEARKKDLAKEIQIEADKDCPYGVVAKVLSELKKAGFSELGLLTQSEH encoded by the coding sequence ATGAAAATTGGCAAAGACTTACAGGCTGATATAAACATCATCCCTCTGGTCGATGTAGTATTGGTTATTCTTATCATTTTTATGATAACCGCTCCTCTTCTTACCTCTGGTATTGAGGTCGAACTTCCTAAGACTAAGGATTTTCCTATAACTCAAAAAGAAACCCAACCTGTTAAAATTACAGTTACTAAAGAAGGAAATATTAAACTTTATGGAGAGGAAATAAGCTTAGAAGTGTTATCCCGATGGGCTGAAGAAGCCAGAAAAAAGGATCTGGCTAAAGAGATTCAAATAGAGGCTGATAAAGATTGCCCTTACGGAGTGGTGGCTAAGGTGCTTTCTGAGTTAAAAAAAGCAGGTTTTTCTGAGTTAGGTTTGTTAACCCAATCTGAACACTAA
- a CDS encoding energy transducer TonB has protein sequence MVNSESFSSHTALKSLEEIQFNQPEPLAKGASFKREETLGRREVKEEKLLEERIAQIAKAKQKGLDLSKEEIGLLNRKLASLKQGGGAVEDKASLKGPKEKSEVGGSSLGQVGHGTKGGQSLSSEYLFLIKRKLQNHFEIPIYLKNQKDLTAMVKINIAPDGKILSYTFLKKSSVNDFNVAVERCLKSASPLPIDRPVQVVVEFRGEGVGKLQ, from the coding sequence ATGGTAAATTCAGAAAGCTTTTCTTCGCACACAGCACTTAAAAGCTTAGAAGAAATTCAGTTTAATCAGCCTGAACCTTTGGCTAAGGGAGCTTCTTTTAAAAGAGAAGAAACCCTTGGTAGAAGGGAGGTTAAGGAAGAGAAATTATTAGAAGAAAGAATAGCCCAAATAGCTAAAGCTAAGCAAAAAGGGTTAGATCTTTCTAAGGAGGAAATAGGTCTTTTAAACCGAAAGCTTGCAAGCTTAAAACAAGGTGGAGGGGCAGTTGAGGATAAAGCTTCTCTCAAAGGACCTAAAGAGAAATCCGAGGTAGGAGGGTCATCTTTAGGACAAGTTGGACATGGGACCAAAGGAGGGCAGTCTTTAAGTTCAGAGTATTTGTTTTTGATAAAAAGAAAATTACAGAATCACTTTGAAATCCCTATTTATCTTAAAAATCAAAAAGACCTAACAGCCATGGTGAAGATAAACATCGCTCCTGATGGAAAGATCTTAAGTTATACCTTTTTAAAAAAATCTTCGGTTAATGATTTTAATGTTGCAGTAGAAAGATGTTTAAAAAGCGCCTCACCTTTACCGATTGATAGACCTGTTCAGGTGGTTGTAGAATTTAGAGGAGAAGGGGTTGGCAAACTTCAGTAA
- a CDS encoding pyridoxal phosphate-dependent aminotransferase encodes MLKLSERAKNLKPSATLAVDAKAKALKAQGVDVINLSAGEPDFDTPSYIKESCKKALDEGFTKYIPTYGLLTLRKAICYRIKEDYGFDYTPEEVLVTTGAKQAIFNLLLALVDKGDEVLILSPYWVSYPAMVELAGGIPKFIPSDMDNRFEPSIADIEAAITPNTVGIILNSPSNPTGCIYSDKFLKELSEVLKRTNLWVLSDDIYDKLRFDFAKPKNILSVAPNLRDRVFLVNGVSKTYAMTGWRIGWLVGPKEIIKICANIQGQSTSHATNFAQKACEIALTSSQEEVEKMCRIFAQRAKVLCEELKKIPGIKFLEPQGAFYLFADVSAYYKKKTKEGKEINGSLDLAEYLLDEAKVAVVPGIAFGDDRFVRVSFAISEEKLKEACQRIKQALAELN; translated from the coding sequence ATGTTAAAACTTTCTGAAAGAGCTAAAAATTTAAAACCTTCTGCTACTTTAGCGGTAGACGCTAAAGCTAAAGCCTTAAAAGCCCAAGGGGTTGATGTTATCAATCTTTCTGCTGGGGAGCCAGATTTTGATACCCCTTCTTATATTAAAGAAAGTTGTAAAAAGGCTTTAGACGAAGGTTTTACTAAATATATACCAACCTATGGACTTTTAACCCTAAGAAAGGCTATTTGTTATAGGATAAAAGAAGACTATGGATTTGATTATACTCCAGAGGAGGTTTTGGTTACTACAGGAGCTAAGCAGGCTATTTTTAATCTTCTTTTAGCCTTGGTAGACAAAGGAGATGAGGTATTAATCCTTTCTCCTTATTGGGTTTCTTATCCTGCGATGGTTGAGCTTGCAGGTGGTATACCTAAGTTTATCCCTTCTGACATGGATAACCGTTTTGAGCCTTCTATCGCTGACATAGAAGCCGCTATTACCCCTAATACCGTAGGTATCATTCTCAACAGTCCTTCAAACCCAACAGGTTGTATTTACTCTGATAAGTTTTTAAAAGAGCTTTCTGAGGTATTAAAAAGAACCAACCTTTGGGTGTTAAGTGATGATATTTACGACAAACTAAGGTTTGATTTTGCCAAACCTAAAAATATTTTATCTGTGGCCCCGAATTTAAGAGATAGGGTTTTTTTGGTAAACGGGGTTTCTAAAACTTATGCTATGACAGGTTGGAGAATAGGTTGGTTGGTTGGTCCTAAGGAAATTATAAAGATTTGTGCTAATATTCAGGGACAGAGCACCTCACATGCTACTAATTTTGCCCAAAAAGCCTGCGAAATAGCCCTTACTTCATCTCAAGAAGAGGTAGAAAAAATGTGCCGTATTTTTGCACAGAGGGCAAAGGTGCTTTGTGAGGAACTTAAAAAGATCCCAGGTATAAAGTTTTTAGAGCCGCAGGGGGCTTTTTATCTATTTGCCGATGTTTCTGCTTATTACAAGAAAAAAACTAAGGAAGGTAAAGAAATAAATGGTTCTTTGGACTTGGCAGAATATCTTTTAGATGAAGCCAAGGTAGCTGTGGTTCCTGGGATTGCCTTCGGAGACGACCGGTTTGTAAGGGTTTCTTTTGCTATCTCAGAAGAAAAGTTAAAAGAGGCCTGCCAAAGAATAAAGCAGGCCTTGGCAGAACTAAACTAA
- a CDS encoding glycine zipper family protein: MKNKLMQYVSFLVLFFFIGFLFTGCVPETSQKTKEGATIGAVAGAVIGALIDKNNRWRGAVIGGVIGGVIGGTAGSIMNKAATEAATTGKPVEYVSEDKVQRVYATPVGKKDNCEEVKVQYYEYGNLVKEETKLVCN, encoded by the coding sequence ATGAAAAACAAACTTATGCAGTATGTAAGCTTTTTGGTATTGTTTTTTTTTATCGGGTTTTTGTTTACAGGTTGTGTGCCTGAAACCAGTCAAAAAACCAAAGAAGGAGCAACCATTGGGGCGGTAGCCGGGGCGGTTATCGGGGCTTTGATAGATAAAAACAACCGTTGGAGAGGGGCGGTTATAGGTGGGGTTATCGGTGGGGTTATCGGAGGAACAGCTGGAAGTATCATGAACAAGGCAGCTACTGAAGCAGCAACCACAGGAAAACCTGTAGAATATGTAAGCGAAGATAAAGTTCAAAGGGTTTATGCTACTCCTGTAGGTAAAAAAGATAATTGTGAAGAAGTAAAAGTACAATATTACGAGTACGGTAATTTAGTTAAAGAAGAAACCAAATTGGTTTGTAATTAA
- a CDS encoding Lon protease family protein — MGWKKVEKEDLRIKVEFSSGTEDIKPEECYFRQKRVEKTFDLALNIDQEDYNVYVCGPNGIGRSRYTLKRLKEIASSKPTPKDICYVNNFQDPYKPKVLILPSGYGKKFANHIENILEFLKRETFKAFEGKEYEEELNVLTKEIDSQKEKIINQLVEEAKSYNLMVLFGPEGVRLMPLFRVQAPVSQEELLNNPQLREEYHKNLEAFEPKFRDYLRKLRELDNLLGENLLKLRQKIAENLIDKACKPLEEEFSEVEGFQEYLRSLKQELVKNIQIFIDWEKLKGNVMIQNNINRALNMFRVNVLVDNSQTQGAPVIYERIPTLKGLFGQINYKAEMGILYADHLSLAPGILHKANGGYVILDLWEVLKNPYVWILLKRTLLHKELHLMGGMIEEIPVPHIGILPEPVPFSAKVFLIGDPYLYQLLMFYDPEFPQLFKLKAEFEPVVSIDEEVISLFPKVVKKIIDEEKLKNLDSSGLSELFRYAVYQAGNRKKINLIIQDLIDLLREANTFSQSQYITEKEIKQAIRERIYRVNIIEEKIRELIKEGKILIEVEGEKVGQVNGLSVYVLGDYSFGRPSRITANVFPGSRGVVNIEREIDMSGPIHSKGVFILSSYFYNRYSTDFPLQFSCTLTFEQAYEPVEGDSASAAELMAILSAVSKIPVKQNLAITGSIDQFGNIQPVGGIKEKIEGFYRVCKVKNFTGNQGVIIPRQNFDNLLLDDEILEEIEKGTFHVYTVETIDDVIELLTGKKAENFHKEVSKGLKKLYELSKEKVKPSKKVSKKKKSKK, encoded by the coding sequence ATGGGCTGGAAAAAGGTAGAAAAAGAGGATCTTAGAATAAAGGTAGAGTTTTCCTCTGGCACAGAGGATATTAAACCTGAGGAGTGTTATTTTAGACAGAAAAGGGTCGAAAAGACCTTTGACCTTGCTTTAAACATAGATCAAGAAGACTATAATGTTTATGTCTGTGGCCCCAATGGTATCGGAAGAAGTCGTTATACCCTGAAGAGATTAAAAGAGATAGCCTCTTCTAAACCTACCCCAAAAGACATCTGTTATGTAAACAACTTTCAAGACCCTTATAAACCCAAAGTTCTAATTTTACCTTCTGGGTATGGAAAAAAGTTTGCTAATCATATAGAAAACATTTTAGAATTTTTAAAAAGAGAAACCTTTAAGGCCTTCGAAGGTAAAGAGTATGAGGAAGAGTTAAACGTCCTTACTAAAGAGATAGATTCTCAGAAAGAGAAAATTATAAATCAATTAGTAGAAGAAGCTAAGTCTTATAACTTAATGGTGCTTTTTGGTCCTGAGGGAGTAAGGTTGATGCCTCTTTTTAGGGTACAAGCCCCTGTTTCTCAGGAAGAACTTTTAAACAATCCTCAACTTAGAGAAGAGTATCACAAAAACCTTGAGGCTTTTGAACCTAAGTTTAGAGATTATTTGAGGAAATTAAGAGAACTTGACAATCTCTTAGGAGAAAACCTTTTAAAACTGCGCCAGAAAATAGCCGAAAATTTGATTGATAAAGCTTGTAAACCCTTAGAAGAGGAATTTTCTGAGGTAGAGGGTTTCCAAGAATACTTGCGTAGTTTAAAACAAGAGTTGGTTAAGAACATTCAAATATTTATAGACTGGGAAAAACTTAAAGGTAATGTAATGATTCAAAACAACATCAACCGCGCGTTAAACATGTTTAGGGTAAACGTGCTGGTTGATAACTCCCAAACCCAAGGTGCTCCGGTTATTTATGAAAGGATACCTACCCTTAAAGGTCTTTTTGGACAGATAAACTACAAGGCAGAGATGGGTATTCTTTATGCCGACCATCTAAGCTTAGCTCCAGGTATCCTTCATAAGGCCAACGGAGGGTATGTAATTCTTGACCTTTGGGAGGTTTTAAAAAATCCTTATGTATGGATCCTCTTAAAAAGAACCCTTCTTCATAAAGAATTACACCTTATGGGAGGGATGATAGAGGAGATACCAGTTCCCCATATAGGTATTTTGCCAGAACCTGTACCTTTTTCTGCTAAAGTTTTTTTAATAGGAGACCCTTATCTTTATCAGCTTCTTATGTTCTATGACCCTGAATTTCCTCAGCTTTTTAAGCTTAAAGCAGAGTTTGAGCCAGTAGTTTCTATAGATGAAGAAGTAATCTCTCTTTTTCCCAAGGTAGTAAAAAAAATAATAGACGAAGAAAAATTGAAAAACCTTGATAGCTCAGGACTTAGCGAACTTTTTAGGTATGCCGTTTATCAAGCAGGGAATAGAAAAAAGATAAATTTGATCATTCAGGATTTGATAGACCTTCTAAGAGAGGCAAACACGTTTTCTCAATCTCAGTATATTACAGAAAAAGAAATAAAACAAGCGATTAGGGAACGTATTTATCGAGTTAACATCATAGAAGAAAAGATACGAGAATTGATAAAAGAAGGAAAAATCCTTATAGAGGTTGAAGGAGAAAAAGTCGGTCAAGTCAATGGGCTTAGTGTATATGTGCTTGGAGACTATAGTTTTGGTAGACCTTCTCGGATAACCGCCAATGTTTTTCCAGGAAGCCGAGGGGTGGTCAATATAGAAAGAGAAATAGACATGAGCGGTCCGATCCATTCTAAAGGGGTCTTTATCCTTTCTTCTTATTTTTATAATCGTTATAGCACTGATTTTCCTCTTCAGTTTTCCTGTACTTTAACGTTTGAACAAGCTTATGAACCAGTAGAAGGAGATAGTGCTTCAGCCGCAGAACTTATGGCTATTCTTTCGGCGGTATCAAAAATTCCTGTCAAACAAAATCTTGCGATTACAGGTTCTATAGACCAGTTTGGCAACATTCAACCTGTAGGAGGTATTAAAGAAAAAATAGAGGGTTTTTACCGAGTTTGTAAAGTTAAAAATTTCACTGGAAATCAAGGAGTTATTATCCCTCGTCAAAATTTTGATAATCTTCTCTTAGACGATGAGATTTTAGAGGAGATAGAAAAAGGGACATTTCATGTTTACACTGTAGAAACTATAGATGATGTTATAGAGCTTCTTACCGGAAAGAAGGCTGAAAATTTTCATAAAGAGGTTAGCAAAGGACTTAAAAAGCTTTATGAACTTAGTAAAGAAAAAGTAAAACCTTCTAAGAAGGTTTCTAAAAAGAAAAAATCTAAGAAATAG
- the icd gene encoding isocitrate dehydrogenase (NADP(+)), producing the protein MGKIKIAEDLSLIVPDDPEIPYIEGDGIGPDIMRATLKVLNAAVEKAYGGKRKILWKEVLAGEKAFKETGNYLPEETLETIKSSVVALKGPLTTPVGGGFRSLNVTLRQVLDLYACVRPVRWIPGTPSPVKNPEKVNMVVFRENTEDVYAGIEFPAGSPEAKRLIEFIRENFEKEIREDSGIGIKPISKFGTSRLVRKAIRYALDNGYRTVTLVHKGNIMKYTEGAFRAWGYEVAKTEFADKVVLEEEIKERFSEGLPEGMVVINDRIADAMFQWALLKPEEYGVLATPNLNGDYLSDALAAQVGGLGMAPGANIGDGYAVFEATHGSAPKYAGLDKVNPSSLILSGKMMLEYLGWKEAAELIWKGLAKTIQQKIVTYDLARQLEGAKEVKCSEFAEAIVENIYQEKL; encoded by the coding sequence ATGGGTAAAATAAAAATTGCTGAAGACTTATCGCTTATCGTGCCTGATGACCCAGAGATTCCTTATATAGAAGGAGATGGAATTGGTCCTGATATCATGAGGGCTACTTTAAAGGTGTTAAATGCTGCTGTTGAGAAGGCTTATGGAGGAAAAAGGAAGATTTTGTGGAAAGAGGTTTTGGCAGGAGAAAAAGCCTTTAAAGAGACAGGTAATTATCTTCCGGAAGAGACCTTAGAGACTATCAAAAGTTCGGTAGTAGCTTTAAAAGGTCCTTTAACCACCCCGGTAGGTGGAGGGTTTAGAAGTTTAAACGTTACCTTAAGACAGGTACTTGATCTTTATGCCTGTGTAAGGCCTGTGAGGTGGATTCCAGGCACCCCGTCGCCTGTTAAAAACCCTGAAAAAGTAAACATGGTAGTTTTTAGAGAAAATACTGAAGACGTTTATGCCGGAATAGAATTTCCTGCAGGGTCCCCGGAGGCAAAAAGATTGATAGAGTTCATCAGGGAGAACTTTGAAAAAGAAATAAGAGAAGATTCTGGTATAGGGATAAAACCCATAAGTAAATTTGGGACTTCAAGGTTGGTTAGAAAAGCTATTCGATATGCCTTAGATAACGGATATAGAACGGTTACTTTGGTACATAAAGGTAACATTATGAAATATACAGAAGGTGCTTTTAGAGCTTGGGGTTATGAGGTAGCTAAAACAGAGTTTGCTGATAAGGTAGTGTTAGAGGAAGAGATAAAAGAAAGGTTTTCTGAAGGTTTACCTGAGGGGATGGTAGTTATAAACGACAGGATAGCAGATGCTATGTTTCAGTGGGCTTTACTTAAGCCCGAAGAATATGGAGTACTTGCTACTCCTAATTTAAACGGAGATTATCTTTCTGACGCTTTAGCCGCTCAGGTAGGTGGATTAGGGATGGCACCAGGGGCTAACATAGGAGATGGGTATGCGGTGTTTGAGGCTACCCATGGTTCTGCTCCTAAGTATGCTGGGCTTGATAAGGTTAATCCTTCTTCTCTTATACTTTCTGGTAAGATGATGCTTGAGTATCTTGGATGGAAAGAGGCTGCAGAGCTTATATGGAAAGGGTTGGCTAAGACTATTCAACAAAAGATAGTTACCTATGACTTAGCTCGGCAACTTGAGGGGGCAAAAGAGGTTAAGTGCTCAGAGTTTGCCGAGGCTATAGTAGAAAACATTTATCAGGAAAAATTGTAA
- a CDS encoding ferredoxin: protein MIFSLEVDQELCIGCGYCIEVCPEVFSWGPEKKALVYNLEGCKICNCIEAIENCPVKAISAEEVPL from the coding sequence ATGATTTTTTCTTTAGAAGTAGACCAAGAGCTTTGTATCGGGTGCGGATATTGTATAGAGGTATGTCCTGAGGTTTTTAGTTGGGGGCCAGAAAAGAAGGCTTTAGTATATAATTTAGAAGGATGTAAGATATGTAATTGTATAGAAGCCATAGAAAACTGTCCTGTAAAAGCCATCTCTGCTGAGGAGGTGCCTTTATGA
- the leuS gene encoding leucine--tRNA ligase — MRKYDFSEIEKKWQELWEKHKVFEAKTAPSKPKYYVLEMFPYPSGRIHMGHVRNYTLGDILARVKRMKGYNVLHPMGWDAFGLPAENAALKHGVHPAKWTYSNIEYMKNQLKKLGFSYDWKRELATCDPNYYKFEQRFFIEMYERGLAYRKTSLVNWCPSCHTVLANEQVEDGGCWRCGTEVTYKEMEGWFLKITAYAEELLKDLDELEKYWPEKVIVMQRNWIGKSEGAEIKFFLPDIEEDLIVYTTRPDTLYGATFISLSPDHPLAKKLAEKKGLTQVLDKFIDKVRKERREIEAGMAEKEGLFLESYAVHPLTGEKIPVYAANFVLMEYGTGAIMCVPAHDQRDFEFAKKYGLPIKVVIQPEGIELSPEDLKEAYEKPGIMVNSGPFTGLPSIEGKAKITAYLEEKGLGRKKTTYRLRDWGVSRQRYWGCPIPMIYCENCGIVPEKIENLPVVLPTDVQIDFTGRSPLPNLPEFVDTTCPKCGRPAKRETDTFDTFMESSWYFARFACPDYPEPFNIEDLHYWLPVDQYIGGIEHAILHLLYSRFFTKVLRDLGYFNLNEPFKSLLTQGMVIKETYKCPVHGWVYPEEVSPEGKCLKDGCGQDIIVGKFEKMSKSKCNVVDPDVMVKKYGADTVRLFISFAAPPEKDLEWSDHGIEGAYRFLKRLYNLVLEYAEVLREIEYTSEDFSGLETRLVPLRKKLHKTIKKVSEDFEKRLRFNTGIAAIMEFLNFLQDHLNDLDLNNLQHKKLLKECLEKVVLLISPVCPHLAEELWQELGRKGFVSLERFPEYEEAWLQDETYILVVQVNGKVRDQLEVSVEATKEEIEAMIKERPKVKKYLEGKTIKNVVFVPKKLINFVV, encoded by the coding sequence ATGAGAAAATATGATTTTTCTGAGATAGAAAAGAAATGGCAAGAACTTTGGGAAAAACATAAGGTTTTTGAGGCAAAGACAGCCCCCTCTAAACCTAAATATTATGTTCTTGAGATGTTCCCTTATCCTTCAGGAAGGATACACATGGGTCATGTGAGGAATTATACCTTAGGGGACATCTTAGCCCGTGTAAAAAGGATGAAAGGTTATAATGTGCTCCATCCTATGGGATGGGATGCCTTTGGACTTCCTGCAGAAAACGCCGCCTTAAAACACGGGGTTCATCCTGCGAAATGGACCTATTCTAACATAGAGTACATGAAAAACCAACTTAAAAAGCTTGGTTTTAGTTATGACTGGAAAAGAGAATTGGCTACCTGCGACCCAAACTACTATAAATTTGAACAAAGATTTTTTATCGAGATGTATGAGCGTGGGCTTGCTTATAGGAAGACTTCTTTGGTTAATTGGTGCCCTTCTTGTCATACTGTGCTTGCTAATGAACAGGTAGAAGATGGTGGTTGCTGGCGTTGTGGTACTGAGGTTACTTATAAAGAAATGGAAGGTTGGTTTTTAAAGATAACCGCTTATGCAGAAGAACTCTTAAAGGATCTGGATGAGCTTGAGAAATATTGGCCTGAAAAGGTCATCGTGATGCAAAGAAACTGGATAGGAAAAAGTGAAGGGGCTGAAATTAAGTTTTTCCTTCCAGACATAGAAGAGGATTTGATAGTTTATACCACTCGTCCTGATACCCTTTATGGAGCAACCTTTATTTCTCTTTCTCCTGATCATCCTTTAGCTAAAAAATTGGCTGAAAAAAAAGGATTAACCCAAGTTTTAGACAAATTTATAGACAAGGTTAGAAAAGAAAGAAGAGAGATCGAAGCTGGTATGGCAGAAAAAGAGGGTTTATTTTTGGAAAGTTATGCCGTTCATCCTCTAACCGGCGAAAAAATTCCTGTATACGCTGCTAATTTTGTGCTTATGGAATACGGAACAGGAGCTATTATGTGTGTTCCTGCTCATGATCAGAGAGACTTTGAGTTTGCTAAAAAATATGGCCTTCCTATAAAAGTGGTTATTCAACCAGAAGGGATAGAATTAAGCCCTGAAGACCTCAAAGAAGCCTATGAAAAACCTGGTATCATGGTAAATTCAGGTCCTTTTACAGGACTTCCAAGTATAGAAGGAAAGGCTAAAATAACCGCTTATCTTGAGGAAAAAGGTTTAGGTCGTAAAAAAACAACCTATAGGCTTAGGGATTGGGGGGTTTCAAGGCAAAGATATTGGGGTTGCCCTATTCCCATGATATACTGTGAGAATTGCGGTATCGTTCCTGAAAAAATTGAAAACCTTCCGGTAGTTTTACCTACAGATGTTCAGATAGACTTTACCGGTAGGTCTCCTTTACCTAATTTACCTGAGTTTGTTGATACCACCTGCCCTAAATGTGGTAGACCAGCAAAAAGAGAAACAGATACATTTGATACTTTTATGGAGTCCTCTTGGTATTTTGCAAGGTTTGCCTGTCCTGATTATCCTGAACCTTTTAACATAGAAGACCTTCATTACTGGTTACCTGTAGATCAATATATCGGTGGGATAGAACATGCGATTTTGCATCTACTTTATTCCAGGTTTTTCACCAAGGTTTTGAGGGACCTTGGTTATTTTAATCTCAACGAGCCTTTTAAAAGCCTCCTTACTCAAGGGATGGTTATCAAAGAAACCTATAAATGTCCTGTGCATGGATGGGTTTATCCAGAGGAAGTTTCTCCTGAAGGAAAGTGTTTAAAGGATGGTTGTGGGCAGGACATTATTGTGGGTAAGTTTGAGAAGATGTCAAAAAGTAAGTGTAACGTAGTAGACCCAGATGTTATGGTAAAGAAATATGGGGCAGATACTGTAAGACTTTTTATCTCCTTTGCCGCTCCTCCTGAAAAAGACCTTGAATGGAGTGACCATGGTATAGAGGGAGCTTATAGGTTTTTGAAAAGACTTTATAATCTTGTTTTAGAGTATGCTGAGGTTTTAAGAGAAATAGAATATACCTCCGAAGATTTTAGTGGGCTTGAGACAAGGTTAGTACCGCTTAGAAAAAAACTGCACAAAACCATCAAAAAAGTGTCTGAAGATTTTGAAAAAAGGCTTAGGTTTAACACAGGGATTGCTGCTATTATGGAATTCTTAAATTTCCTTCAAGACCATTTAAATGATTTAGACCTCAATAACTTACAGCACAAAAAACTATTAAAAGAGTGTTTAGAGAAAGTAGTGCTTTTAATATCTCCTGTATGTCCTCATCTGGCTGAAGAGTTATGGCAAGAGCTTGGAAGAAAAGGTTTTGTTTCTTTAGAAAGATTTCCTGAATATGAAGAGGCTTGGCTACAGGACGAGACTTATATTCTTGTAGTTCAGGTTAACGGAAAGGTAAGAGATCAGTTAGAGGTTTCTGTTGAGGCCACCAAAGAAGAGATAGAAGCGATGATAAAGGAAAGGCCTAAGGTAAAAAAATATTTGGAGGGTAAAACCATAAAAAATGTGGTCTTTGTACCTAAGAAGCTTATTAATTTTGTGGTTTAG
- the lptE gene encoding LPS assembly lipoprotein LptE, producing the protein MWSLYLRSLLILWFSLFLFSCGYSVYQRPLYLKEEWKTIYIPPWKNYSSETSLGEYVAYALRHKFAQGKFLVPVYDQTKADLVLRGEVKKIYFDPVSYETFLITKERKINFEGEYQLIEQKTGKVLLKRTINRYEIYRVNQSEVVTFLDPGREEALKVLSQDLAELILQDIMFNELKL; encoded by the coding sequence ATGTGGTCTTTGTACCTAAGAAGCTTATTAATTTTGTGGTTTAGCCTTTTCCTTTTTTCTTGTGGTTATAGCGTTTATCAACGGCCTTTATATCTGAAGGAAGAATGGAAGACTATTTATATTCCTCCCTGGAAAAACTACTCTTCTGAAACCTCCTTAGGTGAGTATGTAGCTTATGCATTAAGACATAAGTTTGCTCAAGGAAAGTTTTTGGTTCCTGTCTATGACCAAACTAAGGCAGATCTGGTTTTAAGAGGAGAAGTAAAAAAGATTTATTTTGACCCAGTCTCTTATGAAACCTTTTTGATTACTAAAGAAAGAAAGATCAATTTTGAGGGAGAATATCAGCTTATAGAACAAAAGACCGGAAAGGTTCTTTTAAAACGGACTATAAACCGTTATGAAATTTATCGTGTAAATCAATCAGAAGTAGTTACTTTTTTAGACCCTGGCAGAGAAGAAGCTTTAAAAGTTCTTTCTCAAGATTTAGCTGAGCTTATCCTTCAAGACATTATGTTTAATGAACTAAAACTTTAA